A window of the Lolium perenne isolate Kyuss_39 chromosome 7, Kyuss_2.0, whole genome shotgun sequence genome harbors these coding sequences:
- the LOC127311713 gene encoding glutaminyl-peptide cyclotransferase isoform X2, with amino-acid sequence MTAGSRRRPPPPRRRASAAAAMAPLPLSVSAPIVSTPPRYLRRPVVAASGAMLAALLFLTAAAAIWRPDYLPAALLRRSAPAAPAARFYSFDLVREYPHDPDAFTQGLLYAGNDTLFESTGLYHRVLVQHQMDGSMFGEGLTLLDDRLFQVTWLKNDGFIYDRHNFSKRERFTHKMRDGWGLATDGKVLFGSDGTSRLYQLDPESLEVMKTVTVKYQDNEVSYINELEYINGEVWANVWQTDCIARVSHEDGLVLSWIFLHELRQHLLDTDYRAIDVLNGIAWDEENQRLFVTGKLWPKLYEIKLRPIDGPPDGSVEKLCPRASFYR; translated from the exons ATGACCGCCGGCTCCCGACGGAGGCCCCCGCCGCCCCGCCGTCGCGCCTCCGCCGCAGCCGCCATGGCGCCTCTCCCCCTGTCCGTATCCGCCCCAATCGTCTCCACGCCGCCGCGCTACTTGCGCCGCCCGGTCGTCGCAGCATCTGGCGCCATGCTTGCCGCGCTCCTCTTCCTCACCGCGGCCGCCGCCATCTGGCGCCCCGACTACCTCCCCGCAGCGCTCCTTCGCCGATCGGCGCCTGCTGCGCCCGCCGCCAGGTTCTACTCCTTCGACCTGGTCCGCGAGTACCCCCACGACCCCGACGCCTTCACCCAG GGTCTCTTGTATGCAGGAAATGACACTCTTTTCGAGTCCACTGGCCTTTATCACAGG GTTTTAGTTCAGCACCAAATGGATGGCAGTATGTTTGGGGAAGGTCTAACACTTCTCGATGACAG ATTGTTTCAAGTTACTTGGTTGAAGAATGATGGATTTATATACGACCGACATAACTTTAGCAAG CGTGAAAGGTTTACCCATAAAATGCGTGACGGGTGGGGGCTGGCTACTGATGGAAAAGTTCTATTTGGCAGTGATGGTACCTCGAGGTTGTACCAGCTGGATCCAGAATCACTTGAAG TGATGAAGACAGTAACTGTGAAATATCAAGACAATGAAGTTTCCTATATTAATGAACTGGAGtatataaatggtgaagtatgggCGAATGTCTGGCAG ACAGATTGCATAGCTAGAGTTTCCCATGAAGATGGCTTGGTCCTGAGCTGGATTTTTCTTCATGAGCTGAG GCAGCACTTGTTGGATACTGACTATAGG GCTATTGATGTTCTAAACGGTATAGCTTGGGATGAAGAAAACCAGAGATTGTTCG TGACCGGAAAATTGTGGCCAAAGCTTTACGAGATTAAGCTACGCCCGATCGATGGGCCACCAGATGGATCTGTAGAG
- the LOC127311713 gene encoding glutaminyl-peptide cyclotransferase isoform X1, which yields MTAGSRRRPPPPRRRASAAAAMAPLPLSVSAPIVSTPPRYLRRPVVAASGAMLAALLFLTAAAAIWRPDYLPAALLRRSAPAAPAARFYSFDLVREYPHDPDAFTQGLLYAGNDTLFESTGLYHRSSVRKVDLQTGKVLVQHQMDGSMFGEGLTLLDDRLFQVTWLKNDGFIYDRHNFSKRERFTHKMRDGWGLATDGKVLFGSDGTSRLYQLDPESLEVMKTVTVKYQDNEVSYINELEYINGEVWANVWQTDCIARVSHEDGLVLSWIFLHELRQHLLDTDYRAIDVLNGIAWDEENQRLFVTGKLWPKLYEIKLRPIDGPPDGSVEKLCPRASFYR from the exons ATGACCGCCGGCTCCCGACGGAGGCCCCCGCCGCCCCGCCGTCGCGCCTCCGCCGCAGCCGCCATGGCGCCTCTCCCCCTGTCCGTATCCGCCCCAATCGTCTCCACGCCGCCGCGCTACTTGCGCCGCCCGGTCGTCGCAGCATCTGGCGCCATGCTTGCCGCGCTCCTCTTCCTCACCGCGGCCGCCGCCATCTGGCGCCCCGACTACCTCCCCGCAGCGCTCCTTCGCCGATCGGCGCCTGCTGCGCCCGCCGCCAGGTTCTACTCCTTCGACCTGGTCCGCGAGTACCCCCACGACCCCGACGCCTTCACCCAG GGTCTCTTGTATGCAGGAAATGACACTCTTTTCGAGTCCACTGGCCTTTATCACAGG TCGTCGGTCCGGAAAGTTGATCTTCAAACTGGAAAA GTTTTAGTTCAGCACCAAATGGATGGCAGTATGTTTGGGGAAGGTCTAACACTTCTCGATGACAG ATTGTTTCAAGTTACTTGGTTGAAGAATGATGGATTTATATACGACCGACATAACTTTAGCAAG CGTGAAAGGTTTACCCATAAAATGCGTGACGGGTGGGGGCTGGCTACTGATGGAAAAGTTCTATTTGGCAGTGATGGTACCTCGAGGTTGTACCAGCTGGATCCAGAATCACTTGAAG TGATGAAGACAGTAACTGTGAAATATCAAGACAATGAAGTTTCCTATATTAATGAACTGGAGtatataaatggtgaagtatgggCGAATGTCTGGCAG ACAGATTGCATAGCTAGAGTTTCCCATGAAGATGGCTTGGTCCTGAGCTGGATTTTTCTTCATGAGCTGAG GCAGCACTTGTTGGATACTGACTATAGG GCTATTGATGTTCTAAACGGTATAGCTTGGGATGAAGAAAACCAGAGATTGTTCG TGACCGGAAAATTGTGGCCAAAGCTTTACGAGATTAAGCTACGCCCGATCGATGGGCCACCAGATGGATCTGTAGAG